The sequence below is a genomic window from Curtobacterium sp. MCPF17_002.
CGAGCAGGGCCTGGGCAGCGGCGGCGGCGCCGAGGGCGATCGGCAGCCAGGCCTTCCAGAGCAGCAGCTCGGCACTGCGCGTGTCCGCGGCCGCCACGGCGGCGGCGGACCGCTGGACGTGGGTGGCCGGGACGGACCAGACGGTGCGGTCCAGGGTGGTGGTGCGAGCAGCCGGGAGGCCCCCACCGGCCAGCGTGAGCACGGTGCGTTCCGAGCGGGTGGCGTCCAGGACCCCGCCCCGGACGGTCCAGAGGGTGACGGTGTCGCGGACGGCCCAGCGCGCGGTGAAGGGGCCGGGGTTCGTGCTCGGCGAGACGCCGACCGGCAGCCGACCGAACAGGTCGACGAGGTCGTCGAGGGTGAGGGTGGACGGTCGCGCAGTGGCCGCGCCGTCCTGGGTGCTGTCCTGCGCGGCTGCGCCGTCCTGGGTGGCCGCGCCGTCCTCCGTGAGCCGCCAGCGGTCCGCGGTCACGCCCGCGCGGGTGACGCGGCGGTGGGCCGACGTCGGCAGGGCGATCCGCCCCTCCCGGCCGGTGCCCGTCGTGCGGAGGACGGCGGTCGCACCGTCGACGGTGGCCGTGACGGAGGTGGCGTCGCCGGTCACGGCGGTGGTGCGCGGCAGGTCGGCGCCGCCGGTCGGGACGGTGATCGCGAGCGCTGCGGCCGCGACCGCGAGGACGCCTGCGGTGACCGCGCGGACGACGGGGACGCGTGCCGGGGACGGCCGCCAGGCGCGGGGCCAGAGCGACAGGGCGAGCACGGGGACGACGTAGAGCACCCAGCCGAGGACCTCGATCGCCCGGGGGTCCGGTGGGATGCCGAGGACGCCCGTGACGAGGGCGCCCTGCACGGAGCCGTTCGGGGCGAGCCAGCTGAGGTCGACGGTGCGCTGCTGGCCGATGACGATCCAGCCGGCCTCGTGCGCGCGGCGGAGCACGGTCAGGACGAGGCCGCCGGCGACGAACACGAGGAAGACCCCGGTGCCGGTGAAGAACTTCGACAGGTTCAGCCGCACGCCGCCGGTGTAGATGCCGTAACCGACGACGACCGCGCCGGCGATCCCGATGACGGCACCGAGCGCGGCGAGCCCGGTGTCCGACGAGGCCTGGAACGTCGCGAGGAGGAAGACCGCGGTCTCGAAGCCCTCCTTGAGGACCGCGAGGAACGCCATCCCGGCGAGGGCCCACGCGGTGCCGCGGCCGAGCGCCTCGGTCGCGCTCGCCTCGAGCTCCTTCGTCAGGGTGCGCG
It includes:
- the efeU gene encoding iron uptake transporter permease EfeU, coding for MLATLVIGLREGLEATLIVGIIAAFLRRNRVPLAPMWLGVGVAVVLSVAVGFGLQVVEQALPQAQQEGMEAVIGIVAVVFVTGMIVWMRTHARTLTKELEASATEALGRGTAWALAGMAFLAVLKEGFETAVFLLATFQASSDTGLAALGAVIGIAGAVVVGYGIYTGGVRLNLSKFFTGTGVFLVFVAGGLVLTVLRRAHEAGWIVIGQQRTVDLSWLAPNGSVQGALVTGVLGIPPDPRAIEVLGWVLYVVPVLALSLWPRAWRPSPARVPVVRAVTAGVLAVAAAALAITVPTGGADLPRTTAVTGDATSVTATVDGATAVLRTTGTGREGRIALPTSAHRRVTRAGVTADRWRLTEDGAATQDGAAAQDSTQDGAATARPSTLTLDDLVDLFGRLPVGVSPSTNPGPFTARWAVRDTVTLWTVRGGVLDATRSERTVLTLAGGGLPAARTTTLDRTVWSVPATHVQRSAAAVAAADTRSAELLLWKAWLPIALGAAAAAQALLALRDRRRRPTVSTTTPETDPSRGPPADDPTRSPEYALR